The nucleotide sequence ACGCGCTTCACGGTGCGGCGAGAACCGGCCCGCACTTTCCTGGCGGTATACGAAGGCGCGGTGGAGATACGCACCGCCGATACCGGCGCGGCCGGCGTCGTTCCGGCCGGCCGGCAGACCTGGTTCGATGCCGGCCGCATCGCCGCCGGCGCCCCCGCCGACGCCGCGCGCGAAGCCTGGACCCGCGGCGAACTGATCGCCTGGGATCTTTCCCTGGCCGATGTCATCGGCGAACTGGGCCGCTACCATGCGGCCCACATCAGCCTGGCGCCCGATGTCGCGCAACGGCGCGTGTTCGGCACGTTTCCGCTGCGCGACGTAGACGGCGCCCTGGCCATGCTGGCGGAAGCGGCTTCATTGCAGGTGCGCCGGCCCTGGCCATGGTGGATATCGGTCAGCGCCCGCACGGCGCAGGCGCCGTCCACATGAATTTTCCAAAAACAGTTCCGCTTTTTGCCTTCTCGATTGATTAGGGAATAGAGAGGGTCGCATTGCCGGGCGGCGCGCCGCGCGCGCACCGGCGGCTGGCCTGCTATTTACCATCATCGTTGAAAGGAATACGTCATGTACCGGCGTTTATCGCATGCCCTGCCCCCGGCCCGCGCCGGGCAGCCAGCCCCAGCACTGCGCCACGCGCCGTCTGGCCCGGCCGGGCTGGCGCCGCGGCCCCTGGCGGCATGGGTGCGGACAGCGGCAGCGTCCGTGGCCATCGCGGCCGGCGCCTGGATGGCGCCCGGCCAGGCCGGCGCGGCCCAGGCGCCGGCGCCGGCCGCCGCCGCGCAGCACAGCTATGACATCCCCGCCGGCCCCCTGCGCACGGTGCTGACGCGCTTCGCCAGCGAAGCGGGCATTTACCTGGCCGGCTCGATCGAACTTGCCAACGGCAAAAACAGCCCCGGCCTGCAGGGCAATTACACAGTCGCGCAGGGCCTGGCCCGCGTATTGGCCGGCACCGGCCTGCAAGCGGTTCCCGATACAAACCGGCGCTACGTGCTCAAGCCGCTGCCGCCGGCCAGCGTCAGCGAACTGCCGGCCGTCACCGTTACGGGCCAGTCCGAATTCGCCACCGGCCCGGTGATGGGTTACATGGCGCAGCGCAGCGCCACCGCCACGAAAACCGACACCCCCATCGTGGAAACCCCGCAGTCGATCTCGGTGGTCACCGCCAACCAGATCCGCGACACGGCTTCCAACACGCTGGACCAGGCGCTGACCTACAGCGCGGGCGTGCGCACTTCCATCTACGGGGCCAGCACGCGCATGGACACAGCCCAGGCGCGCGGCGTGGAAATCGAGGACATCTTCTTGGACGGCCTGAAAGACCGGGTGAACTTCTGGACCAGCACCCCGCGCGTCGAGCCTTACCTGATGGAACGCATGGAAGTGCTGCGCGGGCCGTCATCCATGCTGTATGGCCAGGGCGGCACGGGCGGGCTGATCAACAACGTCAGCAAGCTGCCCCAGGCCGAGGCGCAGCATGAAATCGGCGTGCAAGTGGGCAACCACGATGCGCGCCAGCTGCAGGCGGACCTGACCGGCCCGCTGACCGAAGACGGCACCTGGCTGTACCGGCTGGTGGCCCTGGGCCGCGAAAGCGGAACGCAGGTCGACTACGGCCAGGACGACCGCCAGCTGATCGCCCCGTCGCTGACCTGGGCGCCCAGCGCCAGAACTGAGCTGACCCTGCGGCTGAAATGGCAAAAAGACCGGGCCAGCGGCGATTCGGGCAGCACCCTGCCCTGGGAAGGCACCATTCTGCCCAACCCCAACGGCCGCATCTCGCGGCATACCTTCGTGGGCCAGCCGGGCTACGACCGCTTCGACGCCGACAGCATGCAGGCGGGCTGGTCGTTCCGCCAGGAGCTTGGCGAAAACTGGACGTTCCGGCAAAGCACGCGCTGGACGGACAACAAGACCGACTACGGCGCCTTCGACGTGTACGCGCCATATCTGGACGCGGATCAGCGCATGCTGGACCGTGCGGCCTATTTCTGGAAGCACCACACGCAGATCCTGGCAACCGACCAGAACCTGGTGGGCAAATTCTCGACCGGCTCAGTGGCGCACCAGATGCTGGTGGGCGTGGACTTCCTGCGCTACCGAGATTCGGGCTCGGGCGTCGACGACTACACCGGCCTGGACCCGATCGACGTCTACAACCCCATTTACCAGGTGGGCTACCAGCCCCCGCCCCGCGAGCCCATCGCAACCAACGGCATCAAGCAGCTGGGGGTCTATATCCAGGACGAAATGCGCTGGCGCAACTGGATTCTGCTGGCCGGCTGGCGGCACGACGAGGCCAAGAACTGGGAAGACGGCGCCGACGACCGCAACGACCGGGCCGATTCCATGCGCTTCGGCCTGATGTACGAGATCGTGCCCGGACTGCTGCCGTACATCAGCTACGCCGAGTCGTTCCTGCCCCAGGCCAATACCAGCTATGGCCAGCGGCTGAGGCCCCTGCGCGGCAAACAATGGGAAGCCGGCGTCAAGTATGAGCCGCCCGCGCAAGACTGGCGCGCATCGGCCGCCGTATTCGAACTGCGCGAAGTCAACCGCACGGTGGAAGTTTCCGAAACGCAGGTTTCGCAGCGCGGCAAAACCCGCAACACCGGCCTGGAACTGGAATGGGTAGGCTCCATTACTCCGCGGCTGGACATCAACGCCAGCTTCACCTACCTGAACGTCGACAAGGAACTGACCGGCGTACCCAAGCGCCAGGCCGCCCTCTGGAGCACCTATAAATTCTCGCTGGGCAACATCGACGGCTTCACCGTCGGCGCGGGCGTGCACTATGCCAGCAGCTTCGTGGACGAATCCGGCGACGTCGCCGACGTGCCCCGAACCCCTTCGGTAACCTTGCTGGACGCCATGCTGGCCTGGGAAAACCGCAGCTGGCGCGTCGCCCTCAACGCCAGCAACCTGACCGACAAGGCCTATTTCTCGCAGTGCTGGTCATGGGGCGCCTGCGCCTACGGCCCCGGCCGGCTGGTCACCCTGACAACCTCTTACCGCTGGTAGCAAGGCATTTCGCGCCAATCGCGCAGGTGTCTGACTCCGCAGGTGTCAGACACCCGGCCGACCCAAATACCGCGTTTTACTGAAACCCCAGACTAGTGCAATATGGCGTTTTGCATTCAAGAAAGGAGTCATTCCATGGCCCAAGCTACCGCACGCCACATCCTGGTTTCCACCGAAGCAAAGTGCAACGAGCTCAAGGCCGCCATCGAAGGCGGCGCCGACTTCGCCCAGGTGGCGCGTGAAAACTCCAGCTGCCCCTCGGGCCGCGACGGCGGCAACCTGGGCACGTTCGGCCCCGGCCAGATGGTCAAAGAATTCGACACCGTCGTGTTCAGCGCGCCGGTCAACGTGGTGCAAGGCCCGGTGAAAACCCAGTTCGGCTACCACCTGGTCGAAGTCACCGACCGGCAAGACTAAAGCCCCGCCGGCGGCGCGCCCCCGTGCGCCCCGCCGGCCCGCATGGCCTTACGTTCCCGCGGGGCGGCCCTGCGCAATGCCGCGGTATTTCTGCGCCGCCTGCTTCAAATAGTCGCCGAACGCCTGCGGGCTGCCGCTGACTTTCACCTCTATCCCCTGCCCTGCCAATT is from Bordetella petrii and encodes:
- a CDS encoding TonB-dependent siderophore receptor — encoded protein: MAIAAGAWMAPGQAGAAQAPAPAAAAQHSYDIPAGPLRTVLTRFASEAGIYLAGSIELANGKNSPGLQGNYTVAQGLARVLAGTGLQAVPDTNRRYVLKPLPPASVSELPAVTVTGQSEFATGPVMGYMAQRSATATKTDTPIVETPQSISVVTANQIRDTASNTLDQALTYSAGVRTSIYGASTRMDTAQARGVEIEDIFLDGLKDRVNFWTSTPRVEPYLMERMEVLRGPSSMLYGQGGTGGLINNVSKLPQAEAQHEIGVQVGNHDARQLQADLTGPLTEDGTWLYRLVALGRESGTQVDYGQDDRQLIAPSLTWAPSARTELTLRLKWQKDRASGDSGSTLPWEGTILPNPNGRISRHTFVGQPGYDRFDADSMQAGWSFRQELGENWTFRQSTRWTDNKTDYGAFDVYAPYLDADQRMLDRAAYFWKHHTQILATDQNLVGKFSTGSVAHQMLVGVDFLRYRDSGSGVDDYTGLDPIDVYNPIYQVGYQPPPREPIATNGIKQLGVYIQDEMRWRNWILLAGWRHDEAKNWEDGADDRNDRADSMRFGLMYEIVPGLLPYISYAESFLPQANTSYGQRLRPLRGKQWEAGVKYEPPAQDWRASAAVFELREVNRTVEVSETQVSQRGKTRNTGLELEWVGSITPRLDINASFTYLNVDKELTGVPKRQAALWSTYKFSLGNIDGFTVGAGVHYASSFVDESGDVADVPRTPSVTLLDAMLAWENRSWRVALNASNLTDKAYFSQCWSWGACAYGPGRLVTLTTSYRW
- a CDS encoding peptidylprolyl isomerase gives rise to the protein MAQATARHILVSTEAKCNELKAAIEGGADFAQVARENSSCPSGRDGGNLGTFGPGQMVKEFDTVVFSAPVNVVQGPVKTQFGYHLVEVTDRQD